One Solanum pennellii chromosome 9, SPENNV200 DNA segment encodes these proteins:
- the LOC107031429 gene encoding uncharacterized protein LOC107031429 isoform X1, whose amino-acid sequence MPQMSATRVVLLLISRRTRKVLNCLRQPLRKQVTPERWSLEWMLQRLNFTERTKSYDLNFKEEIHLTKMTGRPMLSSLLRLGSKYRLSVMTFLSPTLRGLARQLPRRLAMLFFFKMKKVKQQNNTCWHTHLNGELVQGMTH is encoded by the exons ATGCCACAAATGTCGGCGACGAGGGTGGTTTTGCTCCTAATATCCAG AAGAACAAGGAAGGTCTTGAATTGCCTTAGACAACCATTGAGAAAGCAGGTTACACCGGAAAG GTGGTCATTGGAATGGATGTTGCAGCGTCTGAATTTTACGGAAAGGACAAAATCTTATGACCTGAACTTCAAAGAAGAG ATCCATTTAACCAAGATGACTGGGAGACCTATGCTAAGCTCACTGCTGAGATTGGGGAGCAAGTACAGATTGTCGGTGATGACCTTCTTGTCACCAACCCTAAG AGGGTTGGCAAGGCAATTGCCGAGAAGACTTGCAATGCTTTTTTTCTTCAAG ATGAAAAAAGTGAAACAACAAAACAATACTTGT TGGCATACCCATTTAAATGGTGAGCTTGTTCAAGGAATGACGCACTGA
- the LOC107031429 gene encoding uncharacterized protein LOC107031429 isoform X3 — translation MPQMSATRVVLLLISRTRKVLNCLRQPLRKQVTPERWSLEWMLQRLNFTERTKSYDLNFKEEIHLTKMTGRPMLSSLLRLGSKYRLSVMTFLSPTLRGLARQLPRRLAMLFFFKMKKVKQQNNTCWHTHLNGELVQGMTH, via the exons ATGCCACAAATGTCGGCGACGAGGGTGGTTTTGCTCCTAATATCCAG AACAAGGAAGGTCTTGAATTGCCTTAGACAACCATTGAGAAAGCAGGTTACACCGGAAAG GTGGTCATTGGAATGGATGTTGCAGCGTCTGAATTTTACGGAAAGGACAAAATCTTATGACCTGAACTTCAAAGAAGAG ATCCATTTAACCAAGATGACTGGGAGACCTATGCTAAGCTCACTGCTGAGATTGGGGAGCAAGTACAGATTGTCGGTGATGACCTTCTTGTCACCAACCCTAAG AGGGTTGGCAAGGCAATTGCCGAGAAGACTTGCAATGCTTTTTTTCTTCAAG ATGAAAAAAGTGAAACAACAAAACAATACTTGT TGGCATACCCATTTAAATGGTGAGCTTGTTCAAGGAATGACGCACTGA
- the LOC107031429 gene encoding uncharacterized protein LOC107031429 isoform X2: protein MPQMSATRVVLLLISRRTRKVLNCLRQPLRKQVTPERWSLEWMLQRLNFTERTKSYDLNFKEEIHLTKMTGRPMLSSLLRLGSKYRLSVMTFLSPTLRGLARQLPRRLAMLFFFKMKKVKQQNNTCVSILWNHVAYPFKW, encoded by the exons ATGCCACAAATGTCGGCGACGAGGGTGGTTTTGCTCCTAATATCCAG AAGAACAAGGAAGGTCTTGAATTGCCTTAGACAACCATTGAGAAAGCAGGTTACACCGGAAAG GTGGTCATTGGAATGGATGTTGCAGCGTCTGAATTTTACGGAAAGGACAAAATCTTATGACCTGAACTTCAAAGAAGAG ATCCATTTAACCAAGATGACTGGGAGACCTATGCTAAGCTCACTGCTGAGATTGGGGAGCAAGTACAGATTGTCGGTGATGACCTTCTTGTCACCAACCCTAAG AGGGTTGGCAAGGCAATTGCCGAGAAGACTTGCAATGCTTTTTTTCTTCAAG ATGAAAAAAGTGAAACAACAAAACAATACTTGTGTGAGTATATTATGGAATCATG TGGCATACCCATTTAAATGGTGA